In Zalophus californianus isolate mZalCal1 chromosome 4, mZalCal1.pri.v2, whole genome shotgun sequence, the following proteins share a genomic window:
- the TCHHL1 gene encoding trichohyalin-like protein 1, whose amino-acid sequence MPRLLKDVLCIIKTFHKYAQEDGDKATLTCTELKQLIQGEFGDIPQPCAIHTVERNLNLLDIDSKGTISFDEFVLAIFNLLNLCYLDIQSLLKSEPRQVSKPEEKPDDMDFQVTSGTGQWTEQTPPTQDRVVPPPSGMTSSAQLSPMEREAVGHNGVENTKTCKLPVEAPGHNDPKNQHLVGDQQDVPATGDNGTQLETNKPTAESEQIDSPTKQEGQDKESPMEGDKPVKEQSGTKTRDRFGEQEGNLRTQSSPPEKTTQRPSKDQEVAAVKGIKEHSKTQELSLPGKYEPGSEHPDLPKQATVQKPLQTEKPTDPEDDGRTSETQGQGEDVNRTLPETKNPAEPGDDFRASETQEPPAQEKEQETKDLPVQGDSRNVSETPDIRAVRKQRRGPEAHGTAGQKENGRKIQLLTLEDQPQDGKYQELQESSKERDAEEGSKTQELSSEGGDQNHPEIERAVTPGDEARHAKESTAKALMSSKNAPAAEGTPGARERTQELAPLENQSGEENKRVTKTHNKPVKDDDGYQGEDPEPTVTQNDEGSSEIPNSLTPEEGDSSSETTNLPVQGDSQNQVDHLRESVERSHNNNSDTEKQLALGEERRTQEAVVLAARGEDKQLTKEPEWAARKEYWSPGSGTKGPVPAVQPDGHPKAQESTARGEHKKSLETEIPGTLEADFIDLFSIKQLPTKEDSRKKLKVQGPSTKGEEGRAPETQEAPVRNLDEDNSVSPRTHLEREESTTLEEDESPQELAEVNDQQNPAKKRYDVSVPQSGLEEKMQTDEELGFVERGTVSSSPLYQYLQEKILQQMDMTQVEQQNQAQTARSSPELLNNQSSVSLTREISDCPVIFSDRQALQHYTRDHLPDADPSEAEQTSAPQASEDKQGYPQEKKPVLQKEASTKKQ is encoded by the exons ATGCCTAGGCTCCTGAAAGATGTCCTCTGTATAATCAAGACATTCCATAAGTATGCCCAGGAGGATGGTGACAAGGCAACACTGACCTGCACAGAGCTGAAACAGCTCATCCAGGGCGAGTTTGGGGACATTCCTCAG CCATGTGCCATTCACACTGTGGAGAGAAACTTGAACCTTCTGGATATTGACAGCAAGGGCACCATCAGTTTTGATGAATTTGTTCTTGCAATCTTCAATTTGTTGAACCTCTGCTATCTTGATATACAATCATTACTAAAATCAGAACCAAGACAAGTGTCTAAGCCAGAGGAGAAACCAGATGATATGGATTTTCAGGTGACCAGTGGCACTGGCCAGTGGACAGAGCAAACTCCACCAACTCAAGACAGAGTGGTGCCTCCTCCTTCAGGAATGACATCATCAGCTCAGCTCAGCCCTATGGAAAGGGAAGCAGTTGGACACAATGGGGTTGAAAACACCAAGACTTGCAAACTGCCAGTAGAAGCACCTGGGCACAATGACCCTAAGAACCAACACCTAGTTGGAGATCAACAAGATGTACCAGCAACAGGAGACAATGGGACTCAACTTGAGACAAATAAGCCAACAGCAGAATCAGAACAGATCGACAGTCCCACAAAGCAGGAGGGACAGGATAAGGAGAGTCCCATGGAGGGAGATAAGCCAGTTAAGGAGCAAAGTGGCACTAAGACAAGGGATCGATTTGGAGAACAGGAAGGGAACCTAAGAACCCAAAGTTCTCCACCAGAAAAAACAACACAGAGACCTTCCAAAGATCAAGAAGTTGCAGCAGTAAAGGGTATTAAGGAACATTCTAAAACACAAGAACTATCGCTGCCAGGAAAATATGAGCCCGGTTCAGAGCACCCTGACCTGCCAAAACAAGCTACTGTCCAGAAACCATTGCAGACAGAGAAACCAACTGATCCTGAGGATGATGGTAGAACATCTGAGACCCAAGGACAAGGAGAGGATGTCAACAGGACACTACCTGAGACAAAGAATCCAGCTGAACCTGGAGATGACTTTAGAGCATCTGAGACCCAAGAACCACCAGcacaagaaaaagaacaggaaacaaaAGACCTGCCTGTCCAAGGTGATAGCAGAAATGTTTCAGAAACACCTGATATTAGGGCTGTAAGGAAACAGAGGCGAGGCCCTGAGGCCCATGGAACAGCAGggcagaaagaaaatgggagaaaaattcaGCTACTAACCCTGGAAGATCAACCACAGGATGGGAAGTATCAGGAACTCCAAGAGTCATCAAAAGAAAGGGACGCTGAAGAAGGTTCTAAAACACAAGAGTTAAGCTCAGAAGGAGGAGATCAGAATCATCCTGAAATTGAAAGAGCAGTCACCCCAGGAGATGAGGCAAGACATGCTAAGGAAAGCACAGCAAAAGCACTTATGAGCAGCAAAAATGCCCCTGCAGCAGAAGGGACACcaggagcaagagaaagaacacaggaatTAGCACCACTCGAGAACCAGtctggagaagaaaataagaggGTCACCAAGACTCATAACAAGCCAGTCAAGGATGATGATGGTTACCAGGGAGAGGATCCTGAGCCCACTGTCACACAGAATGATGAGGGTTCTTCCGAAATTCCCAACAGCCTGACTCCAGAGGAGGGTGATAGCAGCTCAGAGACAACCAACCTGCCTGTGCAAGGGGATTCCCAGAATCAAGTAGACCATCTCAGAGAGTCTGTAGAAAGAAGTCACAATAATAACTCAGACACTGAGAAACAGTTAGCACTGGGTGAGGAAAGAAGAACTCAGGAGGCAGTGGTGCTGGCAGCCAGAGGAGAGGATAAGCAGCTCACCAAAGAACCGGAATGGGCTGCCAGAAAAGAGTACTGGAGTCCGGGCTCAGGGACGAAAGGCCCAGTTCCAGCTGTGCAACCCGATGGACATCCAAAGGCACAGGAGTCCACAGCAAGAGGTGAACACAAAAAGTCCCTGGAGACAGAGATCCCTGGTACCCTGGAGGCAGACTTCATTGACCTGTTTTCCATAAAGCAGCTTCCAACAAAGGAAGACAGCAGAAAAAAGCTAAAGGTCCAAGGCCCAAGTACCAAAGGAGAGGAAGGTAGAGCACCAGAGACCCAGGAGGCTCCAGTAAGAAATCTAGATGAGGACAATTCAGTATCCCCCAGAACACACCTTGAAAGAGAGGAATCTACAACATTGGAAGAGGATGAAAGCCCCCAAGAGTTGGCAGAAGTCAATGACCAACAAAATCCAGCCAAGAAAAGATATGATGTTTCAGTCCCCCAGTCCGGCCTTGAAGAGAAGATGCAGACGGATGAAGAGCTTGGTTTTGTGGAGAGGGGTACAGTCTCTTCCAGTCCTTTGTACCAGTACCTGCAAGAGAAGATACTGCAACAAATGGACATGACCCAAGTGGAGCAGCAAAATCAAGCTCAGACAGCTAGATCAAGCCCAGAGCTCCTCAACAACCAGTCAAGTGTATCCCTCACCCGTGAGATCTCAGATTGTCCTGTCATCTTCAGTGACAGACAAGCATTACAACATTACACCAGGGATCATCTGCCTGATGCAGATCCTTCTGAAGCAGAGCAAACATCAGCTCCCCAAGCCTCAGAAGATAAGCAGGGCTACCCTCAGGAAAAGAAACCAGTATTACAAAAGGAGGCAAGCACCAAAAAGCAATGA
- the TCHH gene encoding trichohyalin, whose translation MSPLLRSIFNITEMFNQYASHDCDGAALSKKDLKNLLEREFGDVLRRPHDPETVDLILELLDRDCNGLVDFNEFLLFVFKVAQACYYALSQASGLDEKGAKCEGKENPLQDARQEDQRRSGSQDRQLEERRQKRQELERELAEEEKQRPQRREREERLEEEERERREQRQLQEEEQLQRLERQEQRERELQEEEQLQRQGRELQELRLEQEERRKQELRREGQPLEQELRREQQLRREQERLRREEQRLEQELRREQQLRREDQRLEQELRSEQEERLEQQLRREQEERREQLRGEEQRLEQEPRCEQEERLEQQLRREQLRREEQRLEQERRREQEERLEQQLRREEQRLEQELRREQEQRLEQQLRREREEQRLEQELRREQEERREQQLRREQLRGEEPCLEQERRKEQLRREEQRLEQELRREQEERREQQLRREQLRGEEPRLEQERRKEQLRRLEQERRREQEQRLEQQLRREEQRLEQEQRLEEQLRREQQERREQLRGEEQQRRREQEQRREQQLRREQLRGEEPRLEQERRKEQLRRLEQERRREQEQRLEQQLRREQEERREQLRSEEQRLEQELRREQQLRREEQRLEQERRREQQGRREQLRGEEPRLEQERRKEQLRREEQRLEQELRREQQLRREDQRLEQELRSEQEERLEQQLGREEEQRLEQELRREQQLRREEQLRREQQERREQLRGEEPRLEQERRKEQLRREEQRLEQELRREQQLRREDQRLEQELRSEQEERLEQQLRRERKEQLRREEQLAEEVEQEEARDRGKSRTPRWQWQLENEAEARQSKVYSRPQRQELRHCQEQEEEKRRRQEGERQLREQEQARLQREEEEQRRDFKRQWQAEEESERRRQRLSARPALQELRERQLRAEERQERELFGEEEQQRRQQLERGQEQQIREERQLQLESFQEDRERKLLQEEKRRDQKWRWQPEEESQRRRHIVYAKPAEREQLGEEEQLQREEREKRRRQERERQYREEEQLQREEEQLQREEEQLQKEEREKRRRQERERQYREEEQLQREEEQLQKEEREKRRRQDWERQYREEEQLQREEEQLQKEEREKRRRQERERQYREEEQLQREEEQLQRERRREQCDKQYLEEEELQRLDRKRQFHDEDQRRDLKWQWQPEKENEVRNHRVYSKRRENEGKIRQLEDSQVGERPFQQDRWPLQDEQKEERAREKERTWQQRDRQFPAEELLKREEQKEANRRDRKFREEEQLLQEREEQLRRREREQQLRQERDRKFREEEQLLQEREEQLRRQERDRKFREEEQLLQEREQLCRREREHQLYQERERKFCEEEQRQQEREEQLRRQERDTQFREEEQLLQEREEQLRRQERDRQFREEEQLLQEREEQLRRQERDRQFREEEQLLQEREEQLRRQERDRQFREEEQLLQEREEQLCRREREQQLRQERERKFREEEQRLQEREEQLRRQERDRKFHEEEQLLQEREEQLRRREREQQLRQEGDRQFREEEQLLQEREEQLRRQERDRKFREEEQLLQEREEQLRRQERDRKFREEEQLLQEREEQLRRQERDRKFQQEEQLLQEREEQLCRREREQQLRQERERKFREEEQRLQEREEQLRRQERDRQFREEEQLLQEREEQLRRREREKQLRQERDRQFREEEQLLQEREEQLRRQERDRKFREEEQLLQQREEQLRRQERDRKLREEEQQLRRMEREQQLRQQRNRKFREEEQLLQEREEQLRRQQEEEKRRRGVWEDREKGSQQALEPGKRQFASVPVRSSPLYEYIQEQRSQYRP comes from the exons agaccACATGATCCTGAGACAGTAGATCTGATCCTGGAACTTCTGGATCGCGACTGTAACGGGCTTGTCGATTTCAATGAATTCCTGCTGTTCGTTTTCAAGGTGGCTCAAGCTTGTTATTACGCTCTCAGCCAGGCTTCCGGGCTAGATGAGAAGGGGGCCAAGTGTGAGGGAAAGGAGAACCCATTACAAGATGCCAGGCAAGAAGACCAAAGGAGATCTGGGTCCCAGGACAGACAATTGGAAGAACGCAGGCAGAAGAGGCAAGAACTGGAGAGGGAGCTCGCTGAGGAAGAGAAGCAGCGGCCACAGAGGCGAGAACGGGAAGAGCgcctggaggaggaaga GCGAGAGAGGCGGGAGCAGCGCCAGCTCCAGGAGGAAGAGCAGCTGCAAAGGCTAGAGCGCCAAGAGCAACGAGAGCGGGAGCTCCAGGAAGAGGAGCAGTTGCAAAGGCAAGGGCGTGAGCTGCAGGAGCTGAGGCTTGAGCAGGAGGAGAGACGCAAGCAAGAACTGAGGCGCGAGGGGCAGCCGTTGGAGCAGGAGCTGAGGCGCGAGCAGCAGCTGAGGCGTGAGCAGGAGAGACTGAGGCGCGAGGAGCAGCGCTTGGAGCAAGAGCTGAGACGCGAGCAGCAGTTGAGGCGCGAGGATCAGCGCTTGGAGCAAGAGCTGAGGAGCGAGCAGGAAGAGAGACTCGAGCAGCAGCTGAGGCGCGAGCAGGAGGAGAGACGCGAGCAGCTGAGGGGCGAGGAGCAGCGCTTGGAGCAAGAGCCGAGGTGCGAGCAGGAAGAGAGACTCGAGCAGCAGCTGAGGCGCGAGCAGCTGAGGCGCGAGGAGCAGCGCTTGGAGCAAGAGCGAAGGCGCGAGCAGGAGGAGAGACTCGAGCAGCAGCTGAGGCGCGAGGAGCAGCGCTTGGAGCAAGAGCTGAGACGCGAGCAGGAGCAGAGACTCGAGCAGCAGCTGAGGCGCGA GCGCGAGGAGCAGCGCTTGGAGCAAGAGCTGAGGCGCGAGCAGGAAGAGAGACGCGAGCAGCAGCTGAGGCGCGAGCAGCTGAGGGGCGAGGAGCCCTGCTTGGAACAGGAGAGGCGGAAAGAGCAGCTGAGGCGCGAGGAGCAGCGCTTGGAGCAAGAGCTGAGGCGCGAGCAGGAAGAGAGACGCGAGCAGCAGCTGAGGCGCGAGCAGCTGAGGGGCGAGGAGCCCCGCTTGGAACAGGAGAGGCGGAAAGAGCAGCTCAGGCGCTTGGAGCAAGAGCGGAGACGCGAGCAGGAGCAGAGACTCGAGCAGCAGCTGAGGCGCGAGGAGCAGCGCTTGGAGCAGGAGCAGAGACTCGAGGAGCAGCTGAGGCGCGAGCAGCAGGAGAGACGCGAGCAGCTGAGGGGCGAGGAGCAGC AGCGGAGGCGCGAGCAGGAGCAGAGACGCGAGCAGCAGCTGAGGCGCGAGCAGCTGAGGGGCGAGGAGCCCCGCTTGGAACAGGAAAGGCGGAAAGAGCAGCTCAGGCGCTTGGAGCAAGAGCGGAGACGCGAGCAGGAGCAGAGACTCGAGCAGCAGCTGAGGCGCGAGCAGGAGGAGAGACGCGAGCAGCTGAGGAGCGAGGAGCAGCGTTTGGAGCAAGAGCTGAGGCGCGAGCAGCAGCTGAGGCGCGAGGAGCAGCGCTTGGAGCAAGAGCGGAGGCGCGAGCAGCAGGGGAGACGCGAGCAGCTGAGGGGCGAGGAGCCCCGCTTGGAACAGGAGAGACGGAAAGAGCAGCTGAGGCGCGAGGAGCAGCGCTTGGAGCAAGAGCTGAGGCGCGAGCAGCAGTTGAGGCGCGAGGATCAGCGCTTGGAGCAAGAGCTGAGGAGCGAGCAGGAAGAGAGACTCGAGCAGCAGCTCGGACGCGA ggaggagcagcGTTTGGAGCAAGAGCTGAGGCGCGAGCAGCAGCTGAGGCGCGAGGAGCAGCTGAGGCGCGAGCAGCAGGAGAGACGCGAGCAGCTGAGGGGCGAGGAGCCCCGCTTGGAACAGGAGAGACGGAAAGAGCAGCTGAGGCGCGAGGAGCAGCGCTTGGAGCAAGAGCTGAGGCGCGAGCAGCAGTTGAGGCGCGAGGATCAGCGCTTGGAGCAAGAGCTGAGGAGCGAGCAGGAAGAGAGACTCGAGCAGCAGCTCAGACGCGA GCGGAAGGAGCAGCTCAGGCGCGAGGAGCAGCTGGCTGAGGAGGTGGAACAGGAAGAGGCCCGTGATAGGGGCAAGAGCCGCACCCCAAGGTGGCAGTGGCAGCTCGAAAATGAGGCGGAAGCTCGTCAAAGCAAAGTCTACTCCAGGCCCCAAAGGCAGGAGCTGAGGCACtgccaggagcaggaggaggagaagaggcgGCGCCAGGAGGGCGAGCGGCAACTCCGGGAACAGGAG CAGGCACGcctgcagagggaggaggaagagcagcGCCGCGACTTCAAACGGCAGTGGCAGGCGGAGGAAGAGAGCGAGAGGCGCCGCCAGAGGCTGTCGGCCAGGCCCGCGTTGCAGGAGCTGCGGGAGAGGCAGCTAAGAGCGGAGGAGCGGCAGGAGCGGGAACTGTTCGGTGAGGAGGAGCAGCAGCGCCGCCAGCAACTCGAGAGGGGGCAGGAGCAGCAGATCCGTGAAGAGAGGCAGCTCCAGTTGGAGAGCTTCCAAGAGGATCGCGAGAGGAAGCTACTCCAGGAAGAGAAGCGCCGCGACCAAAAATGGAGGTGGCAACCAGAGGAGGAAAGCCAGAGACGCCGCCACATAGTGTACGCCAAGCCAGCTGAACGAGAGCAGCTGGGGGAAGAAGAGCAGCTGCAGAGAGAGGAACGCGAGAAGAGGCGGCGCCAGGAGCGGGAGAGACAATATCGCGAGGAAGAGCAGCTGCAGCGGGAGGAAGAGCAGCTGCAGCGGGAGGAAGAGCAGCTGCAGAAAGAGGAACGCGAGAAGAGGCGGCGCCAGGAGCGGGAGAGACAATATCGCGAGGAAGAGCAGCTGCAGCGGGAGGAAGAGCAGCTGCAGAAAGAGGAACGCGAGAAGAGGCGGCGCCAGGATTGGGAGAGACAATATCGCGAGGAAGAGCAGCTGCAGCGGGAGGAAGAGCAGCTGCAGAAAGAGGAACGCGAGAAGAGGCGGCGCCAGGAGCGGGAGAGACAATATCGCGAGGAAGAGCAGCTGCAGCGGGAGGAAGAGCAGCTGCAGCGGGAGAGGAGGCGCGAGCAGTGCGACAAGCAATAtctggaggaggaagagctgCAGCGCCTGGACAGGAAGCGGCAATTCCACGATGAGGATCAGCGCCGTGATCTGAAATGGCAGTGgcaaccagaaaaagaaaatgaagttcgTAATCACAGGGTTTACTCCAAACGcagagagaatgaaggaaagatCCGGCAATTGGAAGATTCCCAGGTTGGAGAGAGACCATTCCAGCAGGATCGGTGGCCCCTACAGGAtgaacagaaagaagagagagcgCGAGAAAAAGAAAGGACCTGGCAGCAGCGCGACAGGCAATTCCCAGCTGAAGAACTGCTGAAGCGAGAGGAGCAAAAGGAAGCCAACAGGCGGGACAGGAAGTTCCGCGAGGAAGAACAGCTCCtgcaggaaagggaagaacagcTGCGCCGCAGGGAACGTGAGCAACAGCTTCGCCAGGAGCGCGACAGGAAATTCCGCGAGGAGGAGCAGCTCCtgcaggaaagggaagaacagcTGCGCCGCCAAGAGCGTGACAGAAAGTTCCGCGAGGAAGAACAGCTCCTGCAGGAAAGGGAACAGCTGTGCCGCAGGGAACGTGAGCATCAGCTTTACCAGGAGCGCGAGAGAAAGTTCTGCGAGGAGGAGCAGCGCcagcaggaaagggaagaacagcTGCGCCGCCAGGAGCGCGACACGCAGTTCCGCGAGGAGGAGCAGCTCCtgcaggaaagggaagaacagcTGCGCCGTCAGGAGCGCGACAGGCAGTTCCGCGAGGAGGAGCAGCTCCtgcaggaaagggaagaacagcTGCGCCGTCAGGAGCGCGACAGGCAGTTCCGCGAGGAGGAGCAGCTCCtgcaggaaagggaagaacagcTGCGCCGCCAGGAGCGCGACAGGCAGTTCCGCGAGGAAGAACAGCTCCtgcaggaaagggaagaacagcTGTGCCGCAGGGAACGTGAGCAACAACTTCGCCAGGAGCGCGAGAGAAAGTTCCGCGAGGAGGAGCAGCGCCtgcaggaaagggaagaacagcTGCGCCGCCAGGAGCGCGACAGGAAGTTCCATGAGGAGGAGCAGCTCCtgcaggaaagggaagaacagcTGCGCCGCAGGGAACGTGAGCAACAGCTTCGCCAGGAGGGCGACAGGCAGTTCCGCGAGGAGGAGCAGCTCCtgcaggaaagggaagaacagcTGCGCCGCCAGGAGCGCGACAGGAAGTTCCGCGAGGAGGAGCAGCTCCtgcaggaaagggaagaacagcTGCGCCGCCAGGAGCGTGACAGAAAGTTCCGCGAGGAGGAGCAGCTCCtgcaggaaagggaagaacagcTGCGCCGCCAGGAGCGTGACAGAAAGTTCCAACAGGAAGAACAGCTCCtgcaggaaagggaagaacagcTGTGCCGCAGGGAACGTGAGCAACAACTTCGCCAGGAGCGCGAGAGAAAGTTCCGCGAGGAGGAGCAGCGCCtgcaggaaagggaagaacagcTGCGCCGCCAGGAGCGCGACAGGCAGTTCCGCGAGGAGGAGCAGCTCCtgcaggaaagggaagaacagcTGCGCCGCAGGGAACGTGAGAAACAGCTTCGCCAGGAGCGCGACAGGCAGTTCCGCGAGGAGGAGCAGCTCCtgcaggaaagggaagaacagcTGCGCCGCCAGGAGCGCGACAGGAAGTTCCGCGAGGAGGAGCAGCTCCTGCAGCAAAGGGAAGAACAGCTGCGCCGCCAGGAGCGTGACAGGAAGCTCCGCGAGGAGGAACAGCAGCTTCGCCGGATGGAACGTGAGCAACAGCTTCGCCAGCAGCGCAACAGAAAGTTCCGCGAGGAGGAGCAGCTCCtgcaggaaagggaagaacagcTGCGCCgccagcaggaggaggagaagaggcgGCGCGGTGTCTGGGAGGACCGAGAGAAGGGCAGTCAGCAGGCTCTGGAGCCGGGCAAGCGTCAGTTTGCCAGTGTCCCGGTGCGCTCCAGCCCTCTGTATGAGTACATCCAAGAGCAGAGATCACAGTACCGCCCATAA